The following proteins are co-located in the Paenibacillus sp. FSL H8-0079 genome:
- a CDS encoding YajQ family cyclic di-GMP-binding protein has protein sequence MSSENSFDIVSKMDLQELTNAVTQTEKEIGTRYDFKGSKSSLKLDKDALTIVSDDETKLKAVIDVLQSKMAKRGLPLKNIDYAKVEPASSGTVRQRLNFKQGIDQDIAKKINILIRDSKMKVKSQIQGDQLRVTGKSKNDLQAVMQLLNGANLPLDLQYTNFK, from the coding sequence TTGAGTTCAGAAAATTCATTTGATATCGTGTCCAAAATGGACTTGCAAGAACTGACAAATGCCGTTACACAAACCGAGAAGGAAATTGGCACTCGTTATGACTTCAAGGGCAGCAAGAGCAGTCTGAAACTGGATAAGGATGCGTTAACGATCGTATCTGATGATGAGACCAAACTCAAGGCTGTCATTGATGTGCTGCAATCCAAAATGGCGAAGCGTGGTCTACCATTGAAAAACATTGATTATGCCAAAGTAGAGCCAGCGTCTTCTGGTACAGTCCGTCAGCGTTTGAATTTCAAACAGGGCATTGATCAGGACATCGCTAAGAAAATCAATATCCTGATTCGGGACTCCAAGATGAAAGTGAAGAGTCAGATTCAGGGAGACCAGCTGCGGGTAACTGGTAAGAGTAAAAATGATTTGCAAGCAGTAATGCAGCTGCTAAATGGTGCTAACCTGCCTCTGGATTTGCAATATACAAATTTCAAGTAA
- the pgsA gene encoding CDP-diacylglycerol--glycerol-3-phosphate 3-phosphatidyltransferase, translated as MNLPNRITLARICLIPFLMVFLLVDFPFYPEPLQLGSFSLPYNQLIAAVIFIIAASTDGIDGYLARKNNMVTNLGKLLDPLADKLLVTAVLISLVEMGKLDSWIAVVIISREFAVTGLRQIALLDGSVVAASAWGKLKTVVQIVAIVLLLLNNFPFSYTGIHVDIIAVWAAALITIWSGIDYFIKNKNLLHLTKA; from the coding sequence GTGAATTTACCCAACCGGATTACGCTTGCACGAATTTGCTTAATCCCTTTTTTGATGGTGTTCCTGCTCGTGGATTTTCCATTTTATCCAGAGCCGCTTCAGCTTGGAAGCTTTTCGCTTCCGTATAATCAACTGATTGCTGCTGTTATTTTTATCATCGCCGCAAGCACAGATGGAATTGATGGATATCTTGCGCGGAAAAATAACATGGTTACCAATCTGGGGAAACTGCTCGATCCACTCGCAGACAAGCTGTTAGTTACTGCAGTATTGATCTCGCTTGTGGAGATGGGCAAGCTGGATTCCTGGATTGCAGTTGTTATTATTAGTCGTGAGTTTGCAGTCACCGGCTTGCGTCAAATTGCATTGCTGGATGGTTCGGTTGTTGCCGCCAGTGCGTGGGGTAAGCTGAAAACGGTAGTGCAGATTGTGGCGATTGTGCTGTTGCTGTTGAACAATTTCCCGTTTTCATACACGGGTATTCACGTCGATATTATCGCGGTATGGGCAGCAGCGCTTATTACCATCTGGTCGGGTATCGATTACTTTATCAAAAACAAAAACCTGCTTCATTTAACAAAAGCATAA